The following proteins are co-located in the Rippkaea orientalis PCC 8801 genome:
- a CDS encoding heme oxygenase (biliverdin-producing) has translation MSNDLATKLREGTSQSHTMAENTAFTKCFLKGIVEKEPLRKLLADFYFLYSALEEELQRHQNHPVVGQIYFSELNRTKNLETDLAFYYGENWRQEIVDSPAGQVYVNRIREVSNTEPALLVAHSYVRYMGDLSGGQSLKNIIRSALELTGTEGTLFYDFDEIPNPEAKRNFKGKYRDALNSLPINDDLAQKIVEEANYAFQLNRDVVHELEDDVKAAIGEHVFDLITRQDRPGSTEHHHGHGHGHGHPHEVATVYS, from the coding sequence ATGAGTAACGATCTAGCGACGAAATTACGCGAAGGAACCAGCCAATCCCATACAATGGCTGAAAATACAGCATTTACCAAGTGTTTTCTTAAAGGAATTGTCGAAAAAGAACCCTTACGCAAACTTTTAGCTGACTTTTATTTTCTCTACAGTGCCCTAGAAGAAGAATTACAGCGTCATCAAAATCATCCCGTGGTGGGTCAGATTTATTTTTCTGAACTAAATCGCACAAAAAATCTAGAGACTGACTTAGCTTTTTATTATGGAGAAAATTGGCGACAAGAAATCGTTGATTCTCCGGCCGGACAAGTTTATGTTAACCGTATTCGGGAAGTTTCTAACACCGAACCAGCTTTATTAGTTGCCCATTCCTATGTAAGATACATGGGAGATTTATCAGGGGGTCAAAGCTTAAAAAATATTATCCGTTCAGCCTTAGAATTAACCGGAACGGAAGGAACTTTATTTTATGACTTTGATGAGATTCCTAACCCTGAAGCTAAGCGAAACTTTAAAGGAAAATATCGGGATGCGTTAAATTCTTTACCGATTAATGATGACTTAGCGCAAAAAATTGTAGAAGAAGCCAATTATGCTTTTCAACTCAATCGTGACGTAGTTCATGAATTAGAAGATGACGTTAAAGCAGCGATTGGGGAGCACGTTTTTGACCTCATTACTCGTCAAGACAGACCGGGAAGTACAGAACATCATCATGGCCATGGTCATGGTCATGGTCATCCCCATGAAGTGGCTACTGTTTACAGTTAA
- the hemN gene encoding oxygen-independent coproporphyrinogen III oxidase: MTITAQTVQFDADLLNKYDKSVPRYTSYPPATELKSEVGEIDFRAGIAAGNHKKTPISLYCHIPFCETACYFCGCNTIITKNKKVAPTYLDYLTKDISQTAALISPQRKVNQIHWGGGTPNYLNQSQIEQLFNHLVSHFNIEQRAEISIEVNPRYIDKNYIFFLKSLGFNRISFGIQDFNPQVQEAINRIQPESMLFNVMGWMRDAGFDGANVDLIYGLPFQTLETFKETVKKTIQLNPDRIALFNFAYMPWLKPAQKNISESDLPKAAEKLAILQMTIEELNSNGYVYIGMDHFAKPDDELAIAQQQGKLHRNFQGYTTKPESDLFAFGITSISMLHDVYVQNHKGLKGYYNALDAGKLPIEKGVSLHRDDIIRRAIIMELMCQFELNKDHFEEKYNLHFDLDFDQYFAKELVELQPLEADGLVKLYSDRITVTPRGRLLIRNVVSVFDTYLKGRKEQSFSKAI; this comes from the coding sequence ATGACAATCACTGCACAAACCGTACAATTTGACGCTGATTTACTCAACAAATACGATAAATCTGTCCCTCGTTATACGAGTTATCCTCCTGCAACAGAATTAAAAAGTGAAGTAGGAGAAATCGATTTTCGGGCAGGAATTGCAGCAGGAAATCATAAAAAAACCCCCATTTCTCTTTATTGTCATATCCCTTTTTGTGAAACAGCTTGTTATTTTTGTGGCTGTAATACGATTATTACCAAAAACAAAAAAGTTGCCCCGACCTATTTAGACTATTTAACCAAAGATATTAGTCAGACTGCTGCCTTAATTTCTCCTCAACGCAAAGTCAATCAAATTCACTGGGGAGGAGGAACTCCTAATTATTTGAATCAATCTCAAATTGAGCAATTATTTAATCATTTAGTTAGTCACTTCAATATTGAACAAAGAGCAGAAATTTCTATTGAAGTCAACCCGCGATATATTGACAAAAATTATATCTTTTTCCTCAAAAGTTTAGGGTTTAATCGGATTAGTTTTGGGATTCAAGATTTTAACCCCCAAGTGCAAGAAGCAATCAACCGTATTCAACCAGAATCGATGTTATTTAATGTCATGGGATGGATGCGAGATGCGGGGTTTGATGGGGCAAATGTTGACTTAATTTATGGACTCCCTTTTCAGACATTAGAAACCTTTAAAGAGACAGTTAAAAAGACCATTCAACTCAATCCTGATCGCATTGCTTTGTTCAATTTCGCCTATATGCCTTGGTTAAAACCAGCCCAGAAAAACATTTCTGAAAGCGACTTACCCAAAGCAGCAGAAAAGCTGGCAATTTTGCAAATGACCATTGAAGAATTGAACAGTAATGGTTATGTTTATATTGGGATGGATCACTTTGCTAAACCCGATGATGAATTAGCGATCGCCCAACAACAAGGTAAACTACATCGTAACTTCCAAGGATATACCACCAAACCGGAATCCGATTTATTTGCCTTTGGGATTACTTCTATTAGTATGTTACACGATGTTTATGTGCAGAATCATAAGGGATTAAAGGGCTATTATAATGCCCTAGATGCGGGTAAATTGCCCATCGAAAAAGGGGTTAGTCTTCATCGAGATGACATTATTCGTCGGGCAATTATTATGGAATTAATGTGTCAATTTGAGTTAAATAAGGATCACTTTGAAGAAAAGTATAATCTTCATTTTGATCTCGATTTTGATCAATATTTTGCTAAGGAATTAGTGGAATTGCAACCCCTAGAAGCGGACGGTTTAGTTAAATTATATAGCGATCGCATTACGGTAACTCCGCGAGGACGGTTATTAATTCGCAATGTGGTTTCTGTCTTCGATACTTACCTAAAAGGACGCAAAGAGCAGTCTTTTTCTAAAGCAATTTAA
- a CDS encoding antibiotic biosynthesis monooxygenase, translating to MFNSEHHVTAVIAHLIKPGREAGYEEWMKGIIPVAKSFPGHLGVNILRPQPKTHPEYIIVLHFDRHENLQNWLDSDVRREWIERAKPMIQSPEEVQVLTGLETWFELPRYPQPRPPKRYKMALLTWLAVFATLTVVGNLLRPLLASLPPVLAQIITIGIVVWILTYVLMPRLTQLLRKWLYPNLADYKARLK from the coding sequence ATGTTTAATAGCGAACATCACGTTACTGCGGTTATCGCCCATTTAATTAAACCAGGTAGAGAAGCAGGTTACGAAGAATGGATGAAAGGGATTATTCCTGTAGCGAAGTCTTTCCCAGGACATTTAGGCGTTAATATCTTGCGTCCCCAACCGAAAACTCATCCAGAATATATTATCGTGCTTCATTTTGATCGCCATGAGAATTTGCAGAATTGGTTAGATTCAGATGTCCGTCGGGAATGGATTGAACGAGCAAAACCCATGATTCAATCTCCTGAAGAGGTACAGGTTTTAACGGGTTTAGAAACTTGGTTTGAATTGCCCAGATATCCTCAACCCAGACCGCCCAAGCGTTACAAAATGGCTTTGTTAACTTGGTTAGCGGTATTTGCTACTTTAACTGTCGTCGGGAATTTGCTTCGTCCCTTGTTAGCATCTCTACCTCCAGTGTTGGCGCAAATAATTACAATTGGGATTGTCGTTTGGATTTTGACCTATGTTCTAATGCCTCGCTTAACGCAACTCTTACGCAAATGGCTTTATCCAAATTTAGCAGATTATAAAGCTAGGCTAAAATAG
- a CDS encoding alkene reductase yields MQKMETTQSMDLLTPVKLGSHTLSNRMIMAPMTRLRAVGSIPTPLMATYYAQRASAGLIITECTMVSPLSNGYMNCPGIYSSEQISGWQGVTKAVHDQGGKIFLQLWHCGRVAHPSLLNGEIPVAPSAIAPVGELHSPAGKVAIEIPRALEKFEIAEIIEQFRAAAENAKTAGFDGVELHGAFGYLIDQFLQDGSNQRTDEYGGSIKNRARFLLEVVEAVSDVWGAQRVGIKLSPSNTFYGMVDSNPQATFSYVLEALNPMNLAYVHLMEPNEIDLRNRDVLSPVTPLFRRIYRGTLITNGNYTQQTANAAIADGNAELVSFGRLFLANPDLPKRFKLNSPLNEPNPRTFYSSTQEGYTDYPFLEQVAS; encoded by the coding sequence ATGCAAAAAATGGAGACGACTCAATCAATGGATTTGTTAACCCCCGTAAAATTAGGCTCCCACACCTTATCCAATCGGATGATTATGGCTCCCATGACTCGATTAAGGGCAGTTGGTTCAATTCCTACACCCTTAATGGCGACTTATTATGCTCAAAGGGCTTCGGCCGGTTTAATTATTACTGAATGTACCATGGTGTCTCCCTTGAGCAATGGATATATGAACTGTCCAGGAATCTATTCTTCTGAACAGATTAGCGGATGGCAGGGGGTGACAAAAGCGGTTCACGATCAAGGTGGTAAGATTTTCTTACAATTATGGCACTGTGGGCGAGTGGCTCATCCTAGTTTGTTAAATGGGGAAATACCTGTCGCCCCTAGTGCGATCGCCCCTGTAGGAGAATTGCATAGTCCAGCAGGTAAAGTGGCAATAGAAATCCCTCGCGCTTTGGAAAAGTTTGAAATTGCCGAAATTATCGAGCAATTTCGCGCTGCGGCTGAGAATGCTAAAACGGCTGGATTTGATGGGGTCGAATTGCATGGTGCGTTTGGTTATCTCATTGACCAGTTTCTACAGGATGGTTCTAATCAAAGAACCGATGAGTATGGTGGTTCGATTAAAAATCGCGCCCGATTCCTGCTAGAGGTTGTAGAAGCGGTTTCAGACGTTTGGGGAGCACAACGAGTAGGGATTAAGCTCTCACCGAGTAATACTTTCTACGGGATGGTTGACTCGAATCCTCAAGCAACTTTTAGTTATGTACTTGAAGCACTTAATCCCATGAATTTAGCTTATGTGCATCTAATGGAACCCAATGAAATTGATCTAAGGAATCGAGATGTACTTAGTCCTGTAACTCCTTTATTTCGCCGTATTTACCGAGGAACGCTGATTACCAATGGCAACTATACCCAGCAAACAGCCAATGCTGCGATCGCTGATGGCAATGCTGAGCTTGTTTCTTTTGGAAGGTTGTTTTTAGCTAACCCAGACTTGCCAAAACGTTTTAAGCTAAACTCACCGTTAAACGAACCTAATCCCAGGACATTTTACAGTAGCACTCAGGAAGGATATACAGATTATCCTTTTCTAGAACAAGTTGCCAGCTAA